In Panacibacter microcysteis, the genomic stretch TGGGATGAGATCATCAACAGAGACAACCTGCACGATCATTTAAAAAATGCATCCGGCAGCAGTGCGTTGATGAGTGACTCAGATGTGCAGGAGGCATTGACACATCACCTGTTGCCACCCATCGGTTCACAGGAAGTGTGGGCCGCGGGTGTTACCTACCTCCGCAGCAGGGATGCACGCATGGAAGAATCGGAAGACTCCGGCGCCGCAGATTGTTACCAGCGTGTGTATGAAGCATTAAGACCTGAACTGTTCTTTAAATCACTGCCACACCGTGTAAGGGGCCATAACCAATCAGTGAACATTCGTACAGACTCCACCTGGGATGTACCTGAACCTGAACTTACCCTGTACATCAACAGTAGTGGAAATATACAGGCTTACACAATTGGCAATGATATGAGCAGCCGCAGCATAGAGGGTGAGAACCCGCTCTACCTGCCACAGGCTAAAATGTATGAAGGCAGTGCAGCAATCGGGCCATGCCTGTATATTCCTGCAGCACCTGTTGCTTTAACCACAGTCATTCATATGAACATTTACAGGGGCGATAAGAAGATGTTTGATGACAGCACCACCCTGCAAAATATGAAACGCTCTTTAACAGAACTGGTCGCCTGGCTATACAAAGCCATGGATTTTGAATACGGGGCTTTTTTGATGACAGGCACCTGTGTTGT encodes the following:
- a CDS encoding fumarylacetoacetate hydrolase family protein is translated as MHLFKTTRGNIVSFNNRYYLLAQDWDEIINRDNLHDHLKNASGSSALMSDSDVQEALTHHLLPPIGSQEVWAAGVTYLRSRDARMEESEDSGAADCYQRVYEALRPELFFKSLPHRVRGHNQSVNIRTDSTWDVPEPELTLYINSSGNIQAYTIGNDMSSRSIEGENPLYLPQAKMYEGSAAIGPCLYIPAAPVALTTVIHMNIYRGDKKMFDDSTTLQNMKRSLTELVAWLYKAMDFEYGAFLMTGTCVVPDNSFTLQEHDVVNITIDNIGTLTNTISSR